CGAACACCGAGATCACCGCGTCGGTGAAGATGAAATCCGCCACCGGCGGCACGTTCACCTACACCCAGAAGGCGACGACGGACGCGAACGGGAAGTTCACCATGACGCTCCCGTACTCCACGACCGGCTACGACAAGTGGGGAACGGACGAGGGGTACACGAACACCAGCGTTCGTGCCACCGGTCCGTACGAGTTCTCGACACCGAAAACGCTCGGCGACGGCGGGGTCACGTTCAAGAACGCGACCGCGCAGGTCTCGGAGGGCAAGGTCATCGGCGAGGATAACTCGCCGGTGACGGTGTCGGTCACGAACCAGCAGACGGTTCCGGTCGAGGGCGCGAACAACTCGTCCAGCAACAACTCTTCGGCCGGTTCCGCACCGAACAACGCGACGGGCGGCAACTCCTCGGCCGGAAACGGTTCGGTCGGCGCGAACAACTCGACTAACAGTTCGACCAACAGCAGTTCGCTCCCGAGTCCCGCGGCACCATCGACGCGCGCCGGTCTCGTCGGCACCTTCGCGGCCGCGATGGTCGTCTCGCGTCGGGACTGAATCGGATTTCGCGTTTTTCGTTCGTCTCGATTTTCGTTCGGTTTTCCCGTTGTTTCCCGTCGTTTTCCCTTGTCTCTCGGCTCACACGTTCCAGCCCACATTCTCATATCGGAGCGTGTCGTAGACTTCGACGTGACTGGTGACGAACGCGAGTCCGGTAGCGTCGAGCGCGGATGGGAATCGTTTTTTGATTCGACCGGAAACCCCGGGGCAATGCGTGGCCTGCTGACTATCTACCTGAAAGGAGTCTGCATGGGGTCCGCCGACGCGGTCCCCGGCGTCTCCGGCGGAACGATCGCCCTCATCACGGGAATCTACGAACGACTCATCTCCGCCGTCGCGTCCTTCGACCCACGAATCGTGCCGAGCATCCTTCGAGCGTACGACCCGGACGAGCGTGCCGCCGTCCGCGGGATGCTGTCGGAGATGGATCTCCCGTTTCTGCTCGCCCTGGGTGCGGGAATCGCAACGGCGGTCGTGGCGGTGACGGGTGCCGTCACGTGGGGAAGCAAACACCATCCCGTGATCCTCTACGGCTTCTTCTTCGGCCTGATCGCCGCGTCGGCCATCGTCCTCTACAGCGAGGTGTCGATAAACACGCCGGGGCAAGTCGGTGCCGCAATCGCGGGCTTCGCCGTCGCGTTCCTCATCGCCGGTGCGACCGAATCGGCGACCGGTTCGACGCCGCTTCCGTTCGTCTTCCTGACCGGGATGGTCGCCATCAGCGCGATGATGTCCCCGGCGTCTCCGGGGCGCTCATCCTCATGCTCCTCGGGCAGTACAACTACCTCTCCGAGAGCCTGCACGGGTTCAAGGACGCGCTCGTCGGCCTCCTCGACGGTGGATCGATCGCGTCCGTCGTCACGCCCGGCGCGGTCGTGGTGACGTTCATGATCGGTGCGCTCGTCGGGTTGTTGACCATCTCCCGAATCGTGTCGTGGGCGCTCGAACACTACCGGGCGGCGACGCTGACGTTCCTCGTCAGCCTGATGGTCGGAGCGCTTCGCTACCCCGTCGAGAAGACGTTCTCGTCGGCGTCGTTCGCGTGGACGCCGACGGTACTCGGCGCTGCAATCGTCGCCGCGCTCGTCGGTGGGGGTGCCGTCCTCCTGCTCGACTACACCACCGACGACCTCGACTACTGAGTGGGACAAACGTTAACTTACTGCATGGCATAGGACGCTCGATGACCGCGACATACGAATGTGAACAGTGTGGTAACCGCGTGAGCGCGCTCCAGCACCCGGGTGAATGCCCGGACTGTGGTGCCGAGTTGCGAAACGTCAGCGTCCCGCGCGAGTAATTTCCTTCGAGAGGGTGGGGAGCGAATCGAGGCTCTCCGTCACGGCGTCGATGTCGTCGTCCACCTCGATCAGATAATTCCCGGCATCGGCGGTCGTGACCGCGCCGTCCGGCGTCGATTCGATGTATCCCTCCTCCTCCAGAAGCCGAAGGGACGCACGAATCTCGTGGTGTTCCCGTTCGGCGGTCCGCGATAGCCGTCGAATCCCTATCGGACCGTGTTCCCCCACGAGAAGGAGAACCCGATGGGTCCGCTCGATTATCTCGATTTCGTGGTAGAGGGAGTCAAACATGTCTGAAGACTACCGTCGCCCCACAAAAGCGTTCCTCCGAAGCGACACTGTGTGAAACAGTACCGTTCGTAGTCGCGTGGCTACCCCGACGGTCGCACCCCATCATCGGGCCCGACCCGCATCAACAGCAACGCGAAGAGTAGCGGCGAGAAAACCGCAAGGATGATCGCGGCGGCGAAGACGTACGCGTCGGTCGGAATGTTCGCGTTCGAACTCGTCGCTTCCTTTTTCGCACCCTGAATCTGCACCTTCCCGACCATCGTCGTCGGATGGACCACACACCGGTACTGCACCATCTCGGGCGTGGCGGTGAACGTCAGCGACTGCGTCGCTCCCTTCTGGGACATCTTTTCCGTCGCTTTGATGACGTTGCCCGAGGAGTCCAGCAGTTCGAAATTGTGCGGTTGGCCGTCGAGGTTCGTCCAGATGACCTCGTACTTCTGTCCGGCCTTGAGCTTCAACGTCGGGTTCTTCTTCCCGGAAATGCTGGACGGTTGCTGTCCCTGCCAGCCCATGACTTCGCCGCCGAGTTTGATGGTCTTGGTCTTCGTCCCCTGTGCATCGGCGGTCCCGCTGCTCGCGGCGGCGACGGTCCCCGCCGCCGCCGTCGTGAGAAAGGCTCGCCTCGTCTGGGTCCTCGTTTGCTGTCGTGACATCGTACCCCCTCTTCCGTTCACGACGGGAACCGGCAAGAAGGTTCAGGGTCCCGAATCTCGGCTCGAATGTGCGTACAAAAAACTATTCAGCGGTGAGGAGTGTACTCGTCACGATGAACGAGGACACGGTGGGAGAGGTGAGCACGTTCCTGTGGTGGCTCGGCTGGCGACCCTTCGCCGGGATTTTGCTCGGCGTCATCCTCGCGGGCCTCTTCGTCGTTGCGAACCCGACCCTCGCCAGTCTGGCCGTCGGCGCACTGATCGGACTCGGCCTGTGGTACACCGGGACGAAGGAGGTAGACCGGACGTACTGGACCCTCCTCGACGACCACGCGGAGTACACGAAACGGGTCGCCGAGGGGCTACGG
The genomic region above belongs to Haladaptatus sp. R4 and contains:
- a CDS encoding plastocyanin/azurin family copper-binding protein, whose protein sequence is MSRQQTRTQTRRAFLTTAAAGTVAAASSGTADAQGTKTKTIKLGGEVMGWQGQQPSSISGKKNPTLKLKAGQKYEVIWTNLDGQPHNFELLDSSGNVIKATEKMSQKGATQSLTFTATPEMVQYRCVVHPTTMVGKVQIQGAKKEATSSNANIPTDAYVFAAAIILAVFSPLLFALLLMRVGPDDGVRPSG
- a CDS encoding rubrerythrin-like domain-containing protein, which produces MTATYECEQCGNRVSALQHPGECPDCGAELRNVSVPRE